One Glycine max cultivar Williams 82 chromosome 3, Glycine_max_v4.0, whole genome shotgun sequence DNA window includes the following coding sequences:
- the LOC100806798 gene encoding homeobox-leucine zipper protein ATHB-22: protein MELKERDLDRELETDMDWHHGTKPLVPRPETLSFFYNYNYNSPYPGVEVKQAALMETGEGSVPALMDSRNKEKKKRLTNNQIELLERSFQEEIKLDPERKMKLSRELGLQPRQIAVWFQNRRTRWKTKQLEHLYDVLKHQYDVVSNEKQKLQEEVMKLKAMLSKEQGFGKQTFGCYTEISGEETVESTSEGLTLRGKSNIEHVADQGYCSFTVEDYNTTVLLPPHCHWPAVPY from the exons ATGGAATTGAAAGAAAGAGATCTAGACAGGGAACTGGAGACAGATATGGATTGGCATCACGGCACAAAGCCACTTGTTCCTCGGCCAGAGACCTTAAGCTTCTTCTACAACTATAACTACAACAGTCCATATCCAG GAGTGGAAGTGAAACAAGCAGCATTGATGGAGACAGGAGAAGGGTCAGTTCCAGCATTAATGGACAGCagaaacaaagagaagaagaagcgaTTAACAAATAACCAGATAGAGTTATTGGAGAGGAGTTTTCAGGAGGAGATAAAGTTGGACCCTGAAAGGAAGATGAAGCTTTCCAGGGAGCTAGGCCTTCAGCCTCGCCAAATCGCTGTTTGGTTCCAAAATAGACGAACAAGGTGGAAGACCAAGCAGCTTGAGCACTTGTACGATGTGCTTAAACACCAATATGATGTCGTCTCCAACGAAAAGCAAAAGCTTCAAGAAGAG GTTATGAAGTTGAAGGCAATGCTAAGTAAAGAGCAAGGTTTTGGGAAGCAAACATTTGGCTGTTATACAGAAATATCAGGGGAAGAAACAGTAGAAAGCACGTCAGAGGGTCTAACTCTAAGGGGAAAGAGTAACATTGAGCACGTTGCAGATCAAGGCTACTGTTCTTTCACTGTGGAGGATTATAACACCACTGTTTTACTGCCTCCTCACTGTCACTGGCCTGCTGTGccttattag